TCCTTCCGTCCCGGCCACTGCGCGGTTCAGACATCCCAAAAACCATTCTAGCCAAAGGGTAATGTCGGTTGTCCCTTTTTGACTTTGTTCCAGTTGGAGATAGTACTGTTTCTTTTCGGCCTCAATCTGGGAGGACATGCTGTAAAACCTGTCGGGCGTGCGGTCGGCACGGGCCAAGGCCATGTCGGCTATCGCTCGGCTCATGCGTCCATTCCCGTCTTCGAAGGAATGGAGAGTGACAAACCAGAAATGTCCCACCCCGGCTTTGAGCACCGGCTCGATATCCTTGGTGGTTTCGAACCATTTAAGAAAGGCCCTGACTTCGCCTGGAAGACGATCCGCTGGCGGGGCCTCGAAATGGACTCGTTCGCGTCCCACAGGCCCGGAGACTACCTGCATAGCCCCGATATGTGGTGGTCGCCAAGCACCGACCGTGATTTTTCGCATGCCGCTGCGGGCGATCGGAAAAAGGGATGCATGCCAGTTGAACAATCGGCTGACTGTTAGTGGTTCGTCGTACTTTTGGGTCGCGTCCAACATCATTTCCACGACGCCTTCGACGTCACGACTGGCCGGAACATCGTTGACAAAATCCATTCCCAACCTCCGCGCAATCGATGAGCGTACCTGGGCGACATCCAGAGATTCACCTTCGATGGCGCTGGATTTAATGACATCGTCGGTGAGGGCTGTCAGTCGGGCTTCTGAACGGAGTCTGAATCCAAGTCCTTCCATGCGACCCAAAAGGAGTCCCTGCCGATGCCTGACCTCTGTCAGCAAGGGTAGCAATCGTGCGGTGTCCCATTTGAGGTGGGGCCAGTCGCGACGCTGATGGATGTAGGTCATACAGATAATCTCCGCTTAATATGCGGAGATTGCAATAGTTATTCTACGCAACAAAAGCGGAGAATAAAGAGGGATTCGCCGCAAATCCATCACATCAGCATTTGGGTCGTGGTATTTTTTGATCAGAAGGGGCGATCAGAAGGGACAGGCTAATAGTTTTGTAAAGGAGAGGGGAACGTATTAGATGGAGAGCTGTAAGTATCTTTTTAATCATAATATATATATATTGTTCTTATGAGAATACACCCCTTTAGGATACGGGGAATGTCCACTTTCATCTCCGTTTCCGCGCAAATTGCTCCGGCTGGCTGTTATTTTCATAATTAATATCATATCGAAACTCACAATTGGCGTCGTATGGTTTTGGGCATAATTCCAGATTGAGACTGTTTATTTTGCTCGGGTTTGTCGGGCGGGGGCGTCATGAGTTGGCGAATGGCTTCAAAGACGACTTTGAAGTTGTGGTCATACTTTTTTTCAAGGGAGGAGAGTTTGCGGTTAAAGTTCTAAAGTCAAAGGGCCGGACAAATTATTCGGATCCTTTCAACTCCGATAAACTTCGCTGATGCGCGAGTTGATCGCGAGCGTGGGTAGTCCCGATGGATCGGGATAAACTGTGATGAGGCTATCTGTTATCTCTGTGAGTAGACCGGACCGACAATCAAAGAGCTAATGGTAAACGTCTTTGCGGTGGCCGACGGCCACCACCAGAACCAGTAACTCGCCATCTTTGATCTGGCAGAGAATGCGGTAATCACCAACCCGGTAAAGCCAAAGTCCGACCAGATCAGCACTGAGTCCCTTGCCAAAGCGACGGGGATCAGCATCAGCGGTAATCCTCTCGTCGAGGTAGTCGAGAATGTCCAGCTGGGCTTGATGCCCGAGCTTCTTGAGTTCTTTCAAGGCCCGTTCATCGAACCTATAGACCCAGTTCACGCTTCACTCCCTTGGCGGAGTAGGTCTTGGCCGGACGCTGTAGCCGCTGGGTGGCCAAGTAAATATCCTCCAAGTCTTTAAGGTGTTCGAGAATCGCCTCGCGGGCGTAAAAAGTCTTGGTGCGCCCAGTCTTTTTGGCTAGACGATCTAGGCGGCTTTCGGTGTCGGAGTCCAGTCTGATAGCTAGCATGGAGGCAAATTACCGCTGATATACACGTATAGCAAGCCCGTAATCCACGCTCGCAAGAAAATAAGGGGCAGACTAATAGTTTTGTAAAGGAGAGGGGAACGTATTCGATGGAGAGTTCGAAGCACTAAACTGTCTGCCACCACAAAACTTGATACGAAGCACAAAGCTTCATTTAACCACTGAACCGCCAATTTTTTGTAGGTGCTGTTAGCGGTTCGTTGTTTTTCTTCTTTCGTCAATTTAGTCTTTGTTTATTAATAGTCGTTTTACCATTTCAAGGTCAGTTGAATTGTCGTTTTTAATAGTCAAAAAATATTTTGTCTGCCAACGTTTAGTTTTCTCGGCTTGTTTACTTGTTGCTGCGTCCCAAGGTGGATAAACTCTAATTCCACGTTTTCCTTCTATACCATTTTTTGTTATTATTCCCTTCTCCGCTAAAACAGATTTCGGAAATAAAAATTGTCCAAAGTTGTCGCCACATTTTGAGGTGATAATTACAAAATCTAAGTCGTCTAAAATGCCAAAGGGTTTCGTTATTTCGTCTTTATTTCTTTTCCAAATGGTCACAAACTGCCCAATTTTTGCCGGTGTAATTTTTGAAACACGATGTTGAATTGTCTTTCCGTGAAGTACAAATGAACAAGCTCCGTATTCCGCACTTTCGGAATTCAACTTTGGGTCTGTAAAGTCAAAACCACATTTATCATAAACGAATTCTTTCGCAACTTTTAGGTCGCAATGAAATGAATTTATTATTTTCAATGAGCTTTCTGTTGTCATACTTTTTACTCGATATTCTGTTCGTTGGTTTTGTGTTTCGGTGTCATACTACAATGACCACTAACGGTTCTCAGCTATACGCAGGCAGGGATTTTAACCTCTGTGGCCTTTCGGCCTCTAAAATAAGGGACAGGCTAATAGTTTTTTAAGCGCGTTGTCAGCAGTTCGGCTTTTATATTTCAAGATTTGTAACTCTATACGAAAAATACTTGTTAATCATTTTCATTGTCACCCTAGGAGGTATTGACCACATGGCAAAGTTTCTTAATTCACATAAAATGGGGTTGGTCAGTTGTCCCAATTTACCAAATTTCAAACTTTCGTTCACAATGTGTGCGGAACGTGGAAACTGCAATTCTTCATATCTTTTAAATGATTTTTCACTTAAACCATATTTTTGAATTGATTTAGCTAAAATATAAGCTCCTTCAATGGCCATGCATCCACCTTGCCCTAAATTCGGAGTAGTTGGATGAGCTGCATCGCCAAGCAATGTAACATTTCCCTTAGACCATCCTCTGTGTGGCTTTCTATCTGACAAACTATTTTTCAAGATGGTTTTCGTATTTTCAATTAGCTCTGGAATTGGGGAATGCCAATCACCAAACAAACGCCTCAATTTTCCCTTTGTTCCTTCCGGGCTGTCGTCTTGCATGTAGTTTTCATTCGATGTCGCCCACCAGCCATAAACGCCATTTTTTATGGGAACTATACCTACTCGTTGTCCTTTTCCATAAGTTTCGCTGCCATACCCTATTTCAAAGTTTGTTTTTACAACTCCACGCCAAATATTGTAGCCTCTAAATATAGGTGCTCCATCATTGATGATGTGTTTCCTTACCTCTGAATTTATTCCGTCTGCCCCTACTACCGCATCAAATATTTTATTTTCTCTATTTTCAAATTCAACGGAAATCTGTCCATTATCTAAGTGAGAGATACTCTTAAAACAATGGTTATTGTAAAGTTTAGCATCAATGTTTTTTAAAAGAATTCCGTGCAATTCTGCACGGTG
The Verrucomicrobiota bacterium DNA segment above includes these coding regions:
- a CDS encoding Fic family protein; this encodes MTYIHQRRDWPHLKWDTARLLPLLTEVRHRQGLLLGRMEGLGFRLRSEARLTALTDDVIKSSAIEGESLDVAQVRSSIARRLGMDFVNDVPASRDVEGVVEMMLDATQKYDEPLTVSRLFNWHASLFPIARSGMRKITVGAWRPPHIGAMQVVSGPVGRERVHFEAPPADRLPGEVRAFLKWFETTKDIEPVLKAGVGHFWFVTLHSFEDGNGRMSRAIADMALARADRTPDRFYSMSSQIEAEKKQYYLQLEQSQKGTTDITLWLEWFLGCLNRAVAGTEGSLAIILRKSQIWERINKQTPVNERQRKVINRLLDGFEGKLTSSKYAKLARCSPDTALRDIKTLLNLGLLIQEPGGGRNTSYRISAIE
- a CDS encoding type II toxin-antitoxin system RelE/ParE family toxin, translated to MNWVYRFDERALKELKKLGHQAQLDILDYLDERITADADPRRFGKGLSADLVGLWLYRVGDYRILCQIKDGELLVLVVAVGHRKDVYH
- a CDS encoding TraY domain-containing protein — translated: MLAIRLDSDTESRLDRLAKKTGRTKTFYAREAILEHLKDLEDIYLATQRLQRPAKTYSAKGVKRELGL
- a CDS encoding MepB family protein; the encoded protein is MTTESSLKIINSFHCDLKVAKEFVYDKCGFDFTDPKLNSESAEYGACSFVLHGKTIQHRVSKITPAKIGQFVTIWKRNKDEITKPFGILDDLDFVIITSKCGDNFGQFLFPKSVLAEKGIITKNGIEGKRGIRVYPPWDAATSKQAEKTKRWQTKYFLTIKNDNSTDLEMVKRLLINKD
- a CDS encoding FAD-dependent monooxygenase; the protein is MIKVFAVLSKRTPHFKISIYENIKNPLRWVSAYFPVLSATDVFYSMLNQLQMGNKKQIAIIGGGIAGLTFARCLTTQEFDIHLFEKKECFEEVGAAISIFPNALCVMDELRLFEEVLDSSGQIKTVYLKTSKGKILSKSEPKSDYPVICIHRAELHGILLKNIDAKLYNNHCFKSISHLDNGQISVEFENRENKIFDAVVGADGINSEVRKHIINDGAPIFRGYNIWRGVVKTNFEIGYGSETYGKGQRVGIVPIKNGVYGWWATSNENYMQDDSPEGTKGKLRRLFGDWHSPIPELIENTKTILKNSLSDRKPHRGWSKGNVTLLGDAAHPTTPNLGQGGCMAIEGAYILAKSIQKYGLSEKSFKRYEELQFPRSAHIVNESLKFGKLGQLTNPILCELRNFAMWSIPPRVTMKMINKYFSYRVTNLEI